Proteins from a genomic interval of Diospyros lotus cultivar Yz01 chromosome 6, ASM1463336v1, whole genome shotgun sequence:
- the LOC127804979 gene encoding uncharacterized protein LOC127804979, whose amino-acid sequence MASSTVNRWLRPEVYPLFAAVGVAVGICGMQLVRNIRINPEVRVNKENRAAGVLENHAEGEKYAEHFVRRFVRNRAPEIMPSINKFFTDPN is encoded by the exons ATGGCTTCTTCCACTGTTAACCGATGGTTGAGGCCCGAG GTCTATCCTCTGTTTGCGGCCGTAGGCGTGGCTGTGGGGATCTGTGGAATGCAATTGGTCCGCAACATCCGCATCAATCCTGAAGTAAG GGTGAACAAGGAGAACAGGGCTGCAGGAGTGCTGGAGAACCATGCAGAAGGAGAGAAGTATGCTGAGCATTTTGTCCGCAGGTTTGTCCGCAACAGGGCTCCAGAGATCATGCCATCTATCAATAAGTTCTTCACGGACCCAAACTGA
- the LOC127804195 gene encoding uncharacterized protein LOC127804195, whose amino-acid sequence MGFDSCLKPSLSALSKDLPKKKRTNRLAKLKQSKVDARREQWLSQATVKNEERTVSCWRGRSLPSSLRMDDEGNSSKGRTKLRSRGGNIQSSTVNESGLVSLSSCHVSRVLALHDSEKDLPGSSCSSASSRCCSGSVSETEEDDGCLDDWEAVANSLNTSDNKNLQLSEVLKFNNMISDNELSKASSGINEVKAETKEILPRYPMTCGAWQPDDTLRPQGLPNLSKQNALDNNSEQLQGHGSVSLDPHQVLSQPSLCPICYEDLDATDSSFLPCSCGFQLCLFCHKKILEMDDRCPGCRKQYDPIMQDEGFNGGIALFQTDWLITRS is encoded by the exons ATGGGTTTCGATTCGTGCTTAAAGCCTTCTCTTTCTGCTCTCTCCAAGGACCTGCCCAAGAAGAAACGG ACGAACAGATTGGCGAAATTGAAACAGAGCAAGGTCGATGCTCGGCGTGAGCAATGGCTTTCTCAGGCTACCG TTAAAAATGAGGAGCGTACGGTTTCATGTTGGAGGGGAAGATCTCTTCCCTCATCATTGCGGATGGATGATGAGGGGAACAGCTCAAAAGGAAGAACAAAATTGAGATCTAGAGGGGGAAATATTCAGAGTTCAACTGTTAATGAAAGTGGTTTGGTGTCTCTCTCGAGCTGTCATGTTAGCCGCGTTTTGGCTCTCCATGATTCAGAGAAGGATCTTCCTGGTAGCAGTTGCAGCAGTGCCAGCAGTAGATGTTGCTCTGGGAGCGTGAGTGAAacagaagaagatgatggcTGCCTGGATGATTGGGAGGCTGTTGCAAATTCTTTGAACACTAGTgacaataaaaatttacaacTTTCAGAAGTGCTAAAATTCAACAATATGATTTCTGATAATGAATTGTCTAAAGCGAGTTCTGGAATCAATGAGGTCAAAGCAGAGACCAAGGAAATCCTTCCTAGGTATCCAATGACTTGTGGAGCATGGCAACCTGATGATACATTACGTCCCCAGGGTCTGCCCAACCTGTCTAAGCAGAATGCTTTAGACAATAACTCAGAGCAGCTTCAAGGCCATGGATCCGTCAGTTTGGACCCACACCAAGTTCTATCTCAACCTTCTTTGTGCCCTATATGCTATGAGGATTTGGATGCTACAGACTCTAGCTTTCTTCCATGTTCTTGTGGATTCCAGCTTTGTCTTTTCTGTCATAAAAAGATTCTTGAGATGGATGATCGATGTCCGGGCTGCAGGAAGCAATATGACCCCATAATGCAGGATGAAGGCTTTAATGGAGGGATTGCATTATTTCAAACAGATTGGTTGATCACAAGGTCCTAG
- the LOC127804108 gene encoding probable galacturonosyltransferase-like 10, with protein sequence MPRRPAPALGLLLFCLLLLSPAFAIRSFPGKVTDRSSDFQFTEAPAYENGAKCAFSGTSSSLPACDSNLVHIAMTLDGEYLRGTMAAVHSVLKHTSCPENVFFHFVASYSDGQTPAKLAHVVKSAFPSLAFKVYAFNERSVSNLISSSIRQALDNPLNYARSYFADILEPCVRRVIYLDSDVVVVDDIQKLWSISLTGSSVIGAPEYCHANFTKYFTDEFWFDPELPKVFEGKKPCYFNTGVMVMDLWRWRNGNYRQKLEKWMEIQRGRRIYELGSLPPFLLVFGGGVEPIDHRWNQHGLGGHNVVNSCRSLHPGPVSLLHWSGKGKPWARLDAGSPCPVDHLWAPYDLHGLHRHTQLQEQE encoded by the coding sequence ATGCCTCGCAGGCCGGCGCCGGCTCTCGGGTTACTTCTGTTTTGTCTGCTTCTTCTCTCTCCCGCCTTTGCCATCCGATCATTTCCCGGCAAAGTGACTGATCGGAGCAGTGATTTTCAGTTCACGGAGGCGCCGGCGTACGAGAACGGAGCCAAATGTGCCTTTTCTGGGACAAGCAGTTCGCTCCCGGCCTGCGATTCCAACCTCGTTCATATCGCCATGACCCTTGATGGCGAGTACTTGAGAGGCACGATGGCCGCCGTCCACTCCGTTCTGAAGCACACCTCCTGTCCGGAAAACGTTTTCTTCCACTTCGTTGCTTCCTATTCCGACGGCCAAACGCCGGCCAAGTTGGCTCACGTCGTCAAGTCCGCATTCCCATCCTTGGCCTTCAAGGTTTACGCCTTCAATGAAAGGTCCGTATCCAATTTGATCTCGTCTTCCATCAGACAAGCGCTCGACAACCCATTGAACTACGCGAGATCCTACTTCGCCGACATTCTGGAGCCCTGCGTCCGCCGAGTGATTTACCTGGACTCGGACGTCGTCGTCGTCGACGACATTCAGAAGCTATGGTCCATTTCATTAACCGGGTCGAGCGTGATAGGTGCTCCAGAGTATTGCCACGCCAACTTCACCAAGTACTTCACGGATGAGTTCTGGTTTGATCCGGAGCTGCCCAAGGTGTTCGAAGGGAAGAAGCCGTGTTACTTCAACACGGGCGTGATGGTGATGGATTTGTGGAGATGGAGGAACGGGAACTACAGGCAGAAGTTGGAGAAGTGGATGGAGATACAGAGAGGGAGGAGGATATATGAGTTGGGTTCATTGCCTCCATTTTTGCTAGTTTTTGGTGGAGGTGTTGAGCCGATTGATCATAGGTGGAACCAGCATGGGCTTGGGGGACACAATGTGGTGAACAGCTGTAGGTCTTTGCATCCGGGTCCGGTAAGCCTGTTGCACTGGAGCGGGAAGGGGAAGCCATGGGCGAGGCTAGATGCAGGCTCGCCATGCCCAGTTGATCACCTATGGGCACCTTATGATCTCCATGGATTACATCGCCATACCCAACTCCAGGAACAGGAGTGA
- the LOC127804107 gene encoding uncharacterized protein LOC127804107 isoform X1 produces the protein MAAAGRAFLISKFDLSLKPLQPLPPPLLFSHQLIVRPALPAVAARRRSSGAVLGCLVSGVDGGGVSDDFVSTRKSGFDREFSVIASMLKRIEPLDNSVISKGVSDSAKDSMKQTISTMLGLLPSDQFSVTVRVSKLPLDRLLMSSIITGYTLWNAEYRISLMRNFDISTDRWKKSDYAGEEESSKEKCEEGESESSDDKVAGCAEDLENFNLQSLGDLSPKALKYIQQLESQLSTAKKHMLLQELDARKQENMQMECIRESNNDLLNYLRSLDPDMVTELSQPSSLEVEEIIHQLVQNILKKFFKDDSSTDFVGDSAMDSQKGDEEPCNTIGTSRDYLAKLLFWCMLLGHHLRGLENRLHLSCVVGLL, from the exons ATGGCGGCCGCGGGTAGGGCCTTCCTGATCTCCAAATTCGACCTCTCACTCAAGCCACTGCAACCATTACCGCCGCCGCTTCTCTTCTCTCATCAGCTCATCGTCCGGCCGGCTCTCCCCGCCGTCGCCGCGAGGAGGCGCTCCTCTGGCGCCGTTCTTGGCTGCCTTGTCTCCGGCGTGGACGGCGGCGGAGTCTCCGATGACTTTGTCTCCACGAGGAAGTCTGGATTCGATCGGGAGTTCTCCGTAATTGCTTCTATGCTCAAGAGGATTGAGCCTCTTGACAATTCGGTTATCTCCAAGGGCGTTTCCGATTCTGCCAAGGACTCCATGAAGCAGACTATCTCTACCATGCTAGGGTTGCTCCCCTCGGATCAATTCTCTGTCACGGTCAGGGTTTCGAAGCTTCCTCTGGATCGCCTGCTCATGTCTTCCATAATCACCGG GTATACCCTGTGGAATGCGGAATATCGGATTTCATTGATGCGGAATTTTGATATATCGACGGATCGTTGGAAAAAGTCAGATTATGCGGGCGAAGAGGAAAGTTCGAAAGAGAAGTGCGAGGAGGGTGAAAGTGAGTCCAGTGACGATAAGGTTGCTGGTTGTGCTGAAGATTTGGAGAATTTTAACCTTCAAAGTCTCGGGGATTTGTCTCCCAAGGCTCTGAAATATATTCAGCAGCTGGAATCTCAGCTGTCTACTGCTAAGAAA CATATGTTGTTGCAGGAGCTGGATGCCAGGAAACAGGAAAACATGCAAATGGAATGCATTAGAGAAAGTAACAAtgatttgttgaattatttacGGTCCTTGGATCCTGATATG GTGACTGAACTATCTCAGCCATCATCATTAGAGGTTGAAGAAATTATTCACCAACTCGTTCAAAACATATTGAAGAAATTCTTCAAAGATGATTCTAGCACTGATTTTGTTGGAGATTCAGCTATGGACTCACAAAAGGGCGATGAAGAACCGTGCAATACCATAGGGACTTCTAGGGATTACCTAGCGAAGCTTCTTTTCTG GTGCATGTTGTTGGGTCATCACTTGAGAGGCCTGGAGAACAGATTGCATCTGAGTTGTGTTGTTGGGTTGTTGTAG
- the LOC127804107 gene encoding uncharacterized protein LOC127804107 isoform X2: MAAAGRAFLISKFDLSLKPLQPLPPPLLFSHQLIVRPALPAVAARRRSSGAVLGCLVSGVDGGGVSDDFVSTRKSGFDREFSVIASMLKRIEPLDNSVISKGVSDSAKDSMKQTISTMLGLLPSDQFSVTVRVSKLPLDRLLMSSIITGYTLWNAEYRISLMRNFDISTDRWKKSDYAGEEESSKEKCEEGESESSDDKVAGCAEDLENFNLQSLGDLSPKALKYIQQLESQLSTAKKELDARKQENMQMECIRESNNDLLNYLRSLDPDMVTELSQPSSLEVEEIIHQLVQNILKKFFKDDSSTDFVGDSAMDSQKGDEEPCNTIGTSRDYLAKLLFWCMLLGHHLRGLENRLHLSCVVGLL, translated from the exons ATGGCGGCCGCGGGTAGGGCCTTCCTGATCTCCAAATTCGACCTCTCACTCAAGCCACTGCAACCATTACCGCCGCCGCTTCTCTTCTCTCATCAGCTCATCGTCCGGCCGGCTCTCCCCGCCGTCGCCGCGAGGAGGCGCTCCTCTGGCGCCGTTCTTGGCTGCCTTGTCTCCGGCGTGGACGGCGGCGGAGTCTCCGATGACTTTGTCTCCACGAGGAAGTCTGGATTCGATCGGGAGTTCTCCGTAATTGCTTCTATGCTCAAGAGGATTGAGCCTCTTGACAATTCGGTTATCTCCAAGGGCGTTTCCGATTCTGCCAAGGACTCCATGAAGCAGACTATCTCTACCATGCTAGGGTTGCTCCCCTCGGATCAATTCTCTGTCACGGTCAGGGTTTCGAAGCTTCCTCTGGATCGCCTGCTCATGTCTTCCATAATCACCGG GTATACCCTGTGGAATGCGGAATATCGGATTTCATTGATGCGGAATTTTGATATATCGACGGATCGTTGGAAAAAGTCAGATTATGCGGGCGAAGAGGAAAGTTCGAAAGAGAAGTGCGAGGAGGGTGAAAGTGAGTCCAGTGACGATAAGGTTGCTGGTTGTGCTGAAGATTTGGAGAATTTTAACCTTCAAAGTCTCGGGGATTTGTCTCCCAAGGCTCTGAAATATATTCAGCAGCTGGAATCTCAGCTGTCTACTGCTAAGAAA GAGCTGGATGCCAGGAAACAGGAAAACATGCAAATGGAATGCATTAGAGAAAGTAACAAtgatttgttgaattatttacGGTCCTTGGATCCTGATATG GTGACTGAACTATCTCAGCCATCATCATTAGAGGTTGAAGAAATTATTCACCAACTCGTTCAAAACATATTGAAGAAATTCTTCAAAGATGATTCTAGCACTGATTTTGTTGGAGATTCAGCTATGGACTCACAAAAGGGCGATGAAGAACCGTGCAATACCATAGGGACTTCTAGGGATTACCTAGCGAAGCTTCTTTTCTG GTGCATGTTGTTGGGTCATCACTTGAGAGGCCTGGAGAACAGATTGCATCTGAGTTGTGTTGTTGGGTTGTTGTAG
- the LOC127804118 gene encoding E2F transcription factor-like E2FF isoform X1: MSSSPPPPSRESDPKNPYFYSRKDKSLGLLCSNFLKLYNRDGVDTIGLDDAANRLGVERRRIYDIVNILESIGVLTKKGKNQYSWKGFGGIPQALDKLKEEAAREDLSMDGSCSNSANVSSENHCAGSSDSKTDRRDKTSVPSKVDNRKEKSLGLLTQNFVKLFLSAKVNLISLDNAATALLGDVHDPTAMKNNSAAKVRRLYDIANVFSSMNLLEKTHHPESRKPAFRWLGFKGSLMNATATGFSLNESKKRAFGTEITNILPKKHKSDSSLDWDSNKGDMLMHTAHDLKSEHSDSLELQGKHGSKNFVFGPFAPASLSKVGDSENKDGRQLKDLEDLASTYRPQYSNQALNDLFDHYVSAWKSWFVEVAGKKEIREVS, translated from the exons ATGTCCTCGTCGCCTCCGCCTCCCTCTCGAGAATCCGACCCCAAAAACCCCTACTTCTACAGCCGCAAGGACAAATCTCTCGGCCTCTTGTGCTCCAA ttttctcaAGTTGTATAATCGTGATGGCGTAGACACTATTGGATTGGACGACGCGGCAAACCGATTAG GCGTTGAAAGGCGGCGCATTTATGACATTGTTAACATATTGGAAAGCATTGGC GTTTTAACAAAAAAGGGTAAGAACCAGTATTCCTGGAAAGGCTTTGGTGGCATCCCTCAGGCGTTGGATAAGCTTAAG gAAGAAGCAGCAAGGGAGGACTTATCGATGGATGGTAGTTGCAGCAATTCAGCAAAT GTTTCAAGTGAAAATCATTGTGCCGGGTCTTCAGATTCTAAAACTGATAGGCGAGACAAAACTTCTGTGCCATCTAAAGTCG ACAACAGGAAAGAGAAATCTCTGGGGCTTCTGACTCAGAATTTTGTAAAGCTTTTCCTTAGTGCTAAA GTAAATTTGATCTCCCTTGATAACGCTGCAACAGCATTGCTGGGTGATGTTCATGATCCAACAGCTATGAAAA ACAATTCTGCAGCGAAAGTTAGACGCCTATACGATATTGCAAATGTCTTCTCATCGATGAATCTTCTTGAAAAG ACTCATCATCCAGAAAGCAGGAAACCAGCATTTAGGTGGTTGGGGTTTAAAGGAAGTTTGATGAATGCAACTGCTACTGGCTTCAGTTTGAACGAATCTAAAAAAAGAGCATTTGGAACCGAGATCACAAACATTCTTCCCAAGAAACATAAGTCAGATTCTTCTCTTGATTGGGATTCAAACAAGGGAGACATGCTAATGCATACTGCGCATGATTTGAAATCTGAACACAGTGACTCATTGGAGCTGCAAGGGAAACACGGCTCTAAAAATTTTGTGTTTGGCCCTTTTGCTCCAGCCAGTTTGTCTAAAGTAGGAGATTCAGAAAACAAAGATGGCAGGCAACTTAAAGACCTGGAGGATCTGGCTTCTACTTATCGTCCTCAGTATTCCAACCAAG CTCTAAACGACCTGTTTGACCATTATGTTTCGGCTTGGAAATCATGGTTTGTGGAAGTTGCTGGGAAGAAAGAAATTCGAGAGGTATCCTGA
- the LOC127804118 gene encoding E2F transcription factor-like E2FE isoform X2, translating to MSSSPPPPSRESDPKNPYFYSRKDKSLGLLCSNFLKLYNRDGVDTIGLDDAANRLGVERRRIYDIVNILESIGVLTKKGKNQYSWKGFGGIPQALDKLKEEAAREDLSMDGSCSNSANVSSENHCAGSSDSKTDRRDKTSVPSKVDNRKEKSLGLLTQNFVKLFLSAKVNLISLDNAATALLGDVHDPTAMKNNSAAKVRRLYDIANVFSSMNLLEKTHHPESRKPAFRWLGFKGSLMNATATGFSLNESKKRAFGTEITNILPKKHKSDSSLDWDSNKGDMLMHTAHDLKSEHSDSLELQGKHGSKNFVFGPFAPASLSKVGDSENKDGRQLKDLEDLASTYRPQYSNQAFK from the exons ATGTCCTCGTCGCCTCCGCCTCCCTCTCGAGAATCCGACCCCAAAAACCCCTACTTCTACAGCCGCAAGGACAAATCTCTCGGCCTCTTGTGCTCCAA ttttctcaAGTTGTATAATCGTGATGGCGTAGACACTATTGGATTGGACGACGCGGCAAACCGATTAG GCGTTGAAAGGCGGCGCATTTATGACATTGTTAACATATTGGAAAGCATTGGC GTTTTAACAAAAAAGGGTAAGAACCAGTATTCCTGGAAAGGCTTTGGTGGCATCCCTCAGGCGTTGGATAAGCTTAAG gAAGAAGCAGCAAGGGAGGACTTATCGATGGATGGTAGTTGCAGCAATTCAGCAAAT GTTTCAAGTGAAAATCATTGTGCCGGGTCTTCAGATTCTAAAACTGATAGGCGAGACAAAACTTCTGTGCCATCTAAAGTCG ACAACAGGAAAGAGAAATCTCTGGGGCTTCTGACTCAGAATTTTGTAAAGCTTTTCCTTAGTGCTAAA GTAAATTTGATCTCCCTTGATAACGCTGCAACAGCATTGCTGGGTGATGTTCATGATCCAACAGCTATGAAAA ACAATTCTGCAGCGAAAGTTAGACGCCTATACGATATTGCAAATGTCTTCTCATCGATGAATCTTCTTGAAAAG ACTCATCATCCAGAAAGCAGGAAACCAGCATTTAGGTGGTTGGGGTTTAAAGGAAGTTTGATGAATGCAACTGCTACTGGCTTCAGTTTGAACGAATCTAAAAAAAGAGCATTTGGAACCGAGATCACAAACATTCTTCCCAAGAAACATAAGTCAGATTCTTCTCTTGATTGGGATTCAAACAAGGGAGACATGCTAATGCATACTGCGCATGATTTGAAATCTGAACACAGTGACTCATTGGAGCTGCAAGGGAAACACGGCTCTAAAAATTTTGTGTTTGGCCCTTTTGCTCCAGCCAGTTTGTCTAAAGTAGGAGATTCAGAAAACAAAGATGGCAGGCAACTTAAAGACCTGGAGGATCTGGCTTCTACTTATCGTCCTCAGTATTCCAACCAAG CATTTAAATGA